From a region of the Halorubrum sp. BV1 genome:
- a CDS encoding PHP domain-containing protein, producing MSGVTVSIDPHVHSDDSYDGHEPIELILEHASEIGLDAVVITDHDVIGESKRAAEIADEYGLIGIPGVEVSTAHGHLLAVGVDRMPPRRKPYAETVAWIHDHGGVAIVPHPFQRSRHGVRQRNIPVPAEAETAAGDRADGGVAVGDAADAVGEVDEVDAVEVFNAWLFTGYRNRRARRFAADHDYPGVAASDAHHLEYVGRAYTDVEIADRDSITAVTADDVLDAIRNGTTSVDGRRAPIRMAAKHYVGAAGRKTGYYAATGASRGAAAATRGAADLVSTVRVAIAQGAHRAARVLSWMT from the coding sequence GTGTCTGGCGTCACCGTCTCGATCGACCCGCACGTCCACTCCGATGACAGTTACGACGGCCACGAGCCGATCGAGCTGATCTTGGAACACGCGTCGGAGATCGGGTTGGACGCGGTCGTGATAACTGACCACGACGTGATCGGCGAGTCGAAGCGCGCGGCCGAGATCGCCGACGAGTACGGGCTGATCGGGATCCCCGGCGTCGAGGTGTCGACGGCGCACGGCCACCTGCTGGCGGTCGGGGTAGATCGGATGCCGCCGCGGCGGAAGCCGTACGCGGAGACGGTCGCGTGGATCCACGACCACGGCGGTGTCGCGATCGTGCCGCACCCCTTCCAGCGGTCGCGCCACGGCGTGCGACAGCGCAACATTCCGGTTCCCGCAGAAGCCGAAACCGCGGCGGGGGACCGAGCCGATGGCGGCGTCGCGGTCGGCGACGCGGCCGACGCCGTCGGCGAGGTCGACGAGGTCGACGCCGTCGAGGTGTTCAACGCGTGGCTGTTCACGGGGTATCGCAACCGTCGCGCGCGGCGGTTCGCCGCCGACCACGACTACCCCGGCGTGGCCGCGAGCGACGCCCACCACTTGGAGTACGTCGGGCGGGCGTACACCGACGTCGAGATAGCCGACCGCGACTCGATCACCGCGGTCACGGCCGACGACGTGCTCGACGCGATCCGCAACGGAACGACGAGCGTCGACGGCAGACGCGCGCCGATCCGGATGGCCGCGAAACACTACGTCGGTGCCGCCGGTCGCAAGACCGGGTACTACGCCGCGACCGGTGCGAGCAGAGGCGCGGCCGCCGCGACGCGGGGAGCTGCCGACCTCGTCTCGACGGTCCGCGTCGCGATCGCTCAGGGTGCCCACCGCGCCGCGCGGGTGCTCTCGTGGATGACTTGA
- a CDS encoding molybdopterin biosynthesis protein gives MSDRREFRDLATPDAAREAIESLDLARESETVPLSDARGRILAERIDAAIDVPGFDRASMDGYAVRARDTFGADEVDPADLVLAGAVHAGSAPDVTVEPGTCVEISTGAVMPDGADAVVMVERTDEVRKGDGDAGSDDGVTSPDRIAVRTAVAPGDNVMSAGADIAAGARALGPGTRLTPREIGLLSALGVDEVPVEGKPRVGIVSTGDELVRPGDEIDPDRGEIYDVNSTTIAAGVAEAGGDPILYPHAGDDYDEMERLLRRAADECDLVLSSGSTSASAVDVIYRVIEARGELLLHGVAVKPGKPMLIGRLDRGGPEGDAPDTDAPDTDAPDTDAPDTDEPDADGAGSNDGRDPGESAYVGLPGYPVSALTIFRTFVAPAIREAAGQPEPATATIEGRMGVAERYGEGRLRLMPVGLLDLDSGDPPLVYPVDKGSGATTSLVEADGVVAVDPDTEVLDAGETVEVQLFSPDVRPPSVLGAGEDDPALNRLLDRLDAPRYLPVGSREGLRRLRDGVPDVAVVAGPTDREVDSVELGGWSREWGLVVPEGNPANVDGLTSLVEADLRFVNRSTDSGLRRSLDDALGELAAERSESRADLTARIDGYERAVRAFESPARRVIAGDADAGIGLRETAERLGCEFVSLGAQSVTVRAAPDRADRDAVRALAAVLDDAGADDPVAALDGYSWDRSPDA, from the coding sequence GTGAGCGACCGTCGCGAGTTCCGCGACCTCGCCACGCCCGACGCCGCCCGGGAGGCGATCGAATCGCTCGATCTCGCGCGCGAGTCGGAGACGGTCCCGCTGTCGGACGCCCGCGGGCGGATCCTCGCAGAGCGGATCGACGCCGCGATCGACGTGCCGGGATTCGACCGGGCATCGATGGACGGGTACGCGGTCCGCGCCCGAGATACGTTCGGCGCGGATGAGGTCGATCCCGCCGATTTAGTCCTCGCTGGTGCAGTTCACGCCGGATCGGCTCCCGACGTCACCGTCGAGCCCGGGACGTGTGTGGAGATATCCACGGGCGCGGTGATGCCCGACGGAGCCGACGCCGTGGTGATGGTCGAGCGCACCGACGAGGTGCGGAAGGGAGACGGCGACGCAGGTAGCGACGACGGCGTCACCTCGCCCGACCGAATCGCGGTCCGAACCGCCGTCGCCCCGGGCGACAACGTGATGAGCGCCGGCGCGGACATCGCGGCCGGCGCGCGCGCGCTCGGCCCGGGAACGCGCCTGACACCGCGCGAGATCGGGTTGCTGTCTGCGCTCGGCGTCGACGAGGTCCCGGTCGAGGGGAAACCGCGGGTGGGGATCGTCTCGACGGGCGACGAACTGGTGCGCCCCGGCGACGAGATCGATCCCGACCGCGGCGAGATATACGACGTGAACTCCACGACGATCGCGGCGGGCGTCGCGGAGGCCGGCGGCGACCCCATCCTCTACCCGCACGCCGGCGACGACTACGACGAGATGGAACGCCTCCTCAGACGGGCGGCCGACGAGTGCGATCTCGTGCTCTCCTCGGGGTCCACCTCGGCCAGCGCCGTCGACGTGATCTACCGCGTGATCGAGGCGCGCGGCGAGCTGCTCCTCCACGGCGTCGCGGTCAAGCCCGGTAAGCCGATGCTGATCGGCCGACTCGATCGCGGCGGACCGGAGGGTGACGCACCCGATACCGACGCACCCGATACCGACGCACCTGATACCGACGCACCTGATACCGACGAACCCGACGCCGACGGTGCCGGCTCGAACGACGGGCGCGATCCCGGCGAGTCCGCGTACGTCGGACTTCCGGGGTATCCCGTCTCCGCGCTCACGATCTTTCGGACGTTCGTCGCGCCCGCGATCCGCGAGGCCGCCGGCCAGCCCGAGCCCGCCACGGCGACGATCGAGGGACGGATGGGCGTCGCGGAGCGCTACGGCGAGGGCCGCCTCCGGCTGATGCCCGTCGGACTGCTCGACCTCGATTCGGGAGACCCCCCGCTCGTTTATCCGGTCGACAAGGGATCGGGCGCGACGACGAGCCTCGTCGAGGCCGACGGCGTCGTCGCGGTCGACCCCGACACCGAGGTTCTCGACGCGGGCGAGACCGTCGAGGTCCAACTGTTCTCACCGGACGTCCGCCCGCCGTCGGTGCTCGGTGCGGGCGAGGACGACCCCGCGCTCAACCGGCTGCTCGATCGCCTCGACGCGCCGCGGTACCTCCCCGTCGGCTCCAGAGAGGGACTGCGCCGACTGCGCGACGGCGTCCCGGACGTGGCCGTGGTCGCCGGCCCGACAGACCGCGAGGTCGATTCGGTCGAACTCGGCGGCTGGTCCCGCGAGTGGGGACTCGTCGTCCCCGAGGGGAACCCCGCTAACGTAGACGGGCTCACATCGCTCGTCGAGGCGGACCTCCGGTTCGTGAACCGCTCGACCGACTCCGGGCTCCGACGGAGCCTCGATGACGCGCTCGGCGAACTCGCGGCGGAGCGGTCGGAATCGCGAGCGGATCTCACGGCGCGGATAGACGGGTACGAGCGCGCGGTCCGCGCCTTCGAGAGCCCGGCCAGACGGGTGATCGCGGGCGACGCCGACGCGGGGATCGGCCTCCGAGAGACGGCGGAACGGCTGGGTTGTGAGTTCGTCAGTCTCGGCGCGCAGTCGGTGACCGTCCGCGCCGCACCCGACCGCGCCGATCGCGATGCGGTGCGGGCGCTCGCGGCGGTCCTCGACGACGCCGGCGCGGACGATCCCGTGGCCGCGCTCGACGGCTACTCGTGGGACCGCTCGCCCGACGCCTGA
- the mch gene encoding methenyltetrahydromethanopterin cyclohydrolase — translation MESINRTAIELVDEALDFAGELDVVGYELDNGATVVDFGVDAAGGVEAGLLLAEIQTAGLANLRTRMGEVAGAPRQYVELSTDHPAIALLCSQKAGWELVTDDGFEGLGSGPARALVGRETEFERVGYYDSSEFATLAVESTALPTESVAEHVADLAEVDPEGVFLPAYATGSTAGSVATAARAAELAVFRLLEVGYEPTDVLHASGSAPMAPATRDEDLAMGRTNDALAYGGEVHLQVARDDDRFEQIVSTARDEYGTPFVEVFEEADWDFYEVDERVFAPAKVTVDVLDGPVYTVGETDEELLAASFGYR, via the coding sequence ATGGAAAGCATCAACCGGACCGCGATCGAGCTCGTCGACGAGGCGCTCGACTTCGCCGGCGAGCTCGACGTCGTCGGCTACGAACTCGACAACGGCGCGACCGTCGTCGACTTCGGCGTCGACGCCGCCGGCGGGGTCGAGGCGGGACTCCTTCTCGCCGAGATCCAGACCGCCGGGCTCGCGAACCTGCGGACGCGCATGGGCGAGGTCGCCGGCGCGCCGCGCCAGTACGTCGAACTCTCGACGGACCACCCAGCGATCGCGCTGCTCTGCTCGCAGAAGGCCGGCTGGGAACTCGTCACCGACGACGGCTTCGAGGGGCTCGGCTCCGGTCCCGCCCGGGCGCTCGTCGGCCGCGAGACGGAGTTCGAGCGCGTGGGGTACTACGACTCCTCCGAGTTCGCGACGCTCGCGGTCGAGTCGACGGCGCTCCCGACGGAGTCGGTCGCAGAACACGTCGCCGACCTCGCCGAGGTCGATCCGGAGGGTGTCTTCCTCCCTGCGTACGCCACCGGCTCGACCGCGGGGTCGGTCGCGACCGCCGCGCGCGCGGCCGAGCTCGCCGTCTTCCGGCTGCTCGAAGTGGGCTACGAACCGACCGACGTGCTCCACGCCTCCGGGTCCGCGCCGATGGCCCCGGCCACCCGCGACGAGGATCTCGCGATGGGACGGACGAACGACGCGCTGGCGTACGGCGGCGAGGTGCACCTGCAGGTCGCCCGCGACGACGACCGCTTCGAACAGATCGTCTCGACCGCCCGCGACGAGTACGGCACGCCCTTCGTCGAGGTGTTCGAGGAGGCCGACTGGGACTTCTACGAGGTGGACGAGCGCGTCTTCGCCCCCGCGAAGGTCACGGTCGACGTCCTCGACGGGCCGGTGTACACGGTCGGCGAGACGGACGAAGAGCTGTTGGCCGCGTCGTTCGGCTACCGCTGA
- a CDS encoding histidine kinase N-terminal 7TM domain-containing protein: MSDLGALPVQAYLVACLLAGSIGLYLGRVAWRDRSEPGGTEVALYLWCGGGISLLYALLVASGSELVMVVALNLSTPLVAAIPGIWMGFVLAFSGRDRWRTDDRIVAVAAPAFVWVLTAWSSATHGLSRRSLRSVVEGPFTLLAFGLGPADWAFVLYAYGLCLAGALVVVDLYHRTGNRYRLQTFVILLGTVFPFLAGAVTVVDVGSYANLAWFPSALVVHGVFLYGTVFWLGTLDAAVVARDTAVEVMQDPVVVTGSDGRIRDRNPAAEAILPPDAVGGSLSAVFPDLEVGVEHPITIDGRQFDIQENPITDPRGTDRGHVFLFRDVTERERRQAELEQREAELQRQNERLEDFAGVVSHDLRNPLAAATAAVELARHGGGDTDEALDRAADAHERMDDLIEGLLSLATAGEAVDTLDQVSLDAAVRRVWSRLETAEATLSVEGADPTVLADRDRLEQLLANLFRNAIDHAGDDVAVRVTIERGADGVALAVGDDGPGVPPERRKRVLDRGVSLDGGTGLGLAIVADIADAHGWDLAVEASDAGGARFVISGVEPDGGE, encoded by the coding sequence GGCGCGACCGCAGCGAACCGGGCGGAACCGAGGTCGCACTCTACCTGTGGTGTGGCGGTGGAATCTCACTGCTATACGCCCTGCTGGTTGCGAGCGGGAGCGAGCTGGTGATGGTGGTCGCGCTCAACCTCTCCACGCCGCTCGTCGCGGCGATCCCCGGCATCTGGATGGGGTTCGTCCTCGCGTTCTCCGGCCGGGACCGCTGGCGAACGGACGATCGGATCGTCGCGGTCGCGGCACCGGCGTTCGTTTGGGTGCTTACTGCGTGGTCGAGCGCGACTCACGGGCTTTCTCGACGATCCCTCAGATCCGTGGTCGAAGGCCCCTTCACGCTCTTGGCCTTCGGGCTCGGCCCCGCAGACTGGGCGTTCGTGCTGTACGCCTACGGGTTGTGTCTCGCCGGCGCGCTGGTCGTGGTCGACCTGTATCACCGGACCGGGAACCGGTACCGACTCCAGACGTTCGTCATCCTGCTCGGTACCGTGTTCCCGTTTCTCGCGGGAGCCGTCACGGTTGTCGACGTCGGAAGCTACGCGAATCTGGCCTGGTTCCCGTCCGCGCTCGTCGTCCACGGCGTCTTTCTGTACGGCACCGTCTTCTGGCTCGGTACCCTCGACGCCGCAGTCGTCGCCCGCGACACCGCCGTGGAAGTCATGCAAGACCCCGTCGTCGTCACCGGATCTGACGGGCGAATCCGCGACCGCAACCCCGCGGCGGAAGCGATCCTTCCTCCCGACGCAGTCGGTGGATCGCTGTCGGCAGTGTTCCCCGACTTGGAGGTCGGCGTCGAACACCCGATCACGATCGACGGCCGACAGTTCGACATTCAGGAGAATCCAATCACGGACCCCCGCGGGACCGACCGCGGACACGTCTTCCTTTTCCGCGACGTGACCGAACGCGAACGACGCCAGGCGGAACTCGAACAGCGCGAGGCGGAACTGCAGCGACAGAACGAGCGGCTCGAAGACTTCGCCGGCGTCGTCTCACACGACCTGCGGAACCCGCTCGCAGCGGCGACCGCGGCCGTGGAACTCGCCAGACACGGCGGCGGCGACACCGACGAGGCGCTCGACCGGGCGGCGGACGCCCACGAGCGGATGGACGACCTGATCGAGGGACTGCTGTCGCTCGCGACGGCGGGAGAAGCCGTCGACACACTCGATCAGGTGTCACTCGACGCCGCGGTCCGGCGGGTCTGGTCCCGGCTCGAAACCGCGGAGGCGACGCTTTCGGTCGAGGGTGCGGACCCGACAGTGCTCGCCGACCGCGACCGCCTCGAACAGCTCCTCGCTAACCTGTTCCGGAACGCGATCGACCACGCCGGCGACGACGTCGCCGTGCGCGTCACCATCGAGCGGGGGGCCGACGGCGTGGCGCTTGCCGTCGGCGACGACGGCCCGGGCGTCCCGCCGGAGCGTCGTAAACGCGTGCTCGACCGCGGCGTCTCGCTCGACGGTGGCACGGGACTCGGACTGGCGATCGTCGCCGACATCGCCGATGCACACGGGTGGGACCTCGCCGTCGAGGCGTCCGACGCCGGCGGCGCTCGGTTCGTGATATCGGGAGTCGAGCCGGACGGCGGTGAGTGA
- a CDS encoding potassium channel family protein — MGRFDERESPLTVRYEPASVKDLLVEMKDTAELLIDLSYSAVLHGSPTVAHEVVELEHRMDVLQMRARMSLMLAARSPDEAETLAPVLGVVGAADKISDAAGDIAKIVTEEIGLPDAMRGALTEGVETLVRGTVADDSGYAGRTLKDIDLESVTGVRVIAIRRADDWILNPGPETRLEPGDVTLLRGPETGVAEAYPELAQEAFEPDEPVEPAIDDLERAVDSIVLMKNLSELAVDLAYGSVLFDNAALADEVNNLEIEVDALQSRFEAWTLRAAREAEDPVSLRGLIHLGVATEEISDAALEITEGVARDIGVHPVVEMAVQESDEIITRTVVEAGSALEGTQIEEGIPATDISTSVIALRRPEEGWLVGHDIDTTLRAGDVVLSKGTRTSAAEFEALAA, encoded by the coding sequence ATGGGACGATTCGACGAGCGGGAGTCGCCGCTCACGGTCCGCTACGAGCCGGCGAGTGTGAAAGACCTGCTCGTGGAGATGAAAGACACGGCCGAGCTGCTGATCGATCTGTCGTACTCCGCGGTCCTCCACGGGAGCCCGACGGTCGCCCACGAGGTCGTCGAACTCGAGCACCGGATGGACGTGCTCCAGATGCGCGCGCGGATGAGCCTCATGCTCGCCGCCCGGAGCCCGGACGAGGCCGAGACGCTCGCGCCGGTGCTCGGCGTGGTCGGCGCGGCCGACAAGATCTCCGACGCCGCGGGCGACATCGCGAAGATCGTCACGGAGGAGATCGGACTCCCGGACGCGATGCGCGGCGCGCTCACTGAGGGCGTCGAGACCCTCGTCCGCGGGACCGTCGCGGACGACTCCGGCTACGCGGGACGGACGCTGAAAGACATCGATCTGGAGTCCGTGACCGGGGTTCGCGTCATCGCGATCCGCCGCGCGGACGACTGGATTCTCAACCCCGGCCCGGAGACTCGCCTCGAACCCGGCGACGTGACGCTCCTCCGGGGGCCGGAGACGGGTGTCGCCGAGGCGTACCCCGAACTGGCACAGGAAGCGTTCGAGCCGGACGAACCGGTCGAACCGGCGATCGACGACTTAGAGCGCGCGGTCGACTCGATCGTGTTGATGAAGAACCTCTCCGAGCTGGCGGTCGACCTCGCGTACGGCTCCGTGCTGTTCGACAACGCGGCGCTCGCAGACGAGGTGAACAACTTGGAGATCGAAGTCGACGCCCTCCAGTCGCGGTTCGAGGCGTGGACGCTGCGGGCCGCCCGCGAGGCCGAAGACCCCGTCTCGCTCCGCGGGCTGATCCACCTCGGCGTCGCGACCGAGGAGATATCGGACGCCGCCTTGGAGATCACGGAGGGCGTCGCCCGCGATATCGGCGTCCACCCGGTCGTCGAGATGGCGGTGCAAGAGTCCGACGAAATCATCACCCGCACCGTAGTCGAGGCCGGCAGCGCCCTCGAAGGAACGCAGATCGAGGAGGGGATACCGGCGACCGACATCTCGACGAGCGTCATCGCGCTCCGGCGGCCCGAGGAGGGGTGGCTGGTCGGCCACGACATCGACACGACGCTGCGCGCCGGCGACGTGGTGCTCTCGAAGGGGACGCGGACCTCGGCGGCGGAGTTCGAGGCGCTCGCGGCGTGA
- the glp gene encoding gephyrin-like molybdotransferase Glp has protein sequence MSHDRRESGFKRRTRVSDARSTLLDAVSPHDRTESVSLPSADGRVVAEPIDAPAPVPSYERAAMDGYAVRAEDTFGASSRSPVVLQTAGEDETVEPGDVAAIGPGEAARVHTGSAVPEGADAVLMVEQAETVGDEIEAFDAVAVGENVGDIGEDVAAGQRLFDSGHTLRPSDLGLLKSVGIDSLPVYERPTVAVIPTGEELVQSDPGPGEVIETNGLTVSRLVERWGGEARYRDVVTDDEDALAAAIERDLDADIVVTTGGSSVGERDLLPEVVAEIGEVLVHGVALKPGHPVCLGRAGDTPVVSLPGYPVACIVNAAQFLRPAQKRVGGTTAVPFPTRRARLARKVPSEPGTRTFARVSIEDADDGLSTGESDTDATDGGDADVDLPVATPTRASGSGILSSVALADGWVVVPEPREGLEAGAAVDVQLWEVTP, from the coding sequence ATGAGCCACGACAGACGCGAGTCCGGGTTCAAGCGGCGGACCCGGGTCTCGGACGCGCGATCGACGCTGCTCGACGCCGTCTCGCCGCACGACCGGACCGAGTCGGTCTCCCTCCCTTCGGCCGACGGTCGAGTGGTCGCCGAACCGATCGACGCCCCGGCCCCGGTCCCGAGCTACGAACGGGCGGCGATGGACGGGTACGCAGTCCGCGCCGAGGACACGTTCGGCGCGTCGTCCCGATCGCCAGTAGTTCTGCAAACGGCGGGCGAGGACGAGACCGTGGAGCCGGGCGACGTCGCCGCTATCGGACCGGGCGAGGCCGCGCGAGTCCACACCGGCAGCGCCGTCCCCGAGGGGGCCGACGCGGTCCTGATGGTCGAGCAAGCCGAAACGGTCGGCGACGAGATCGAGGCGTTCGACGCCGTCGCGGTCGGAGAGAACGTCGGCGACATCGGCGAGGACGTCGCCGCCGGCCAGCGGCTGTTCGACTCCGGCCACACGCTCCGTCCCTCCGATCTGGGGCTGTTGAAGTCGGTGGGAATCGATTCGCTCCCCGTCTACGAGCGGCCGACCGTCGCCGTGATCCCGACCGGCGAGGAGTTGGTGCAGTCGGATCCGGGGCCGGGAGAAGTGATCGAGACGAACGGGCTCACCGTCTCGCGACTCGTCGAGCGCTGGGGCGGCGAGGCGCGCTACCGCGACGTCGTGACCGACGACGAGGACGCGCTCGCGGCCGCCATCGAACGCGACCTCGACGCCGACATCGTCGTCACGACGGGCGGGTCGTCGGTCGGCGAGCGCGACCTGCTTCCCGAGGTCGTCGCCGAGATCGGCGAGGTGCTCGTCCACGGCGTCGCGCTCAAGCCCGGCCACCCCGTCTGTCTCGGGCGAGCGGGAGACACGCCGGTGGTGTCGCTCCCGGGGTATCCGGTTGCCTGTATCGTCAACGCCGCGCAGTTTCTCCGACCGGCACAAAAACGGGTCGGCGGGACGACGGCGGTCCCGTTCCCGACGCGGCGCGCGCGGCTAGCGCGGAAGGTTCCGAGCGAGCCCGGTACGCGGACGTTCGCGCGCGTGTCGATCGAGGACGCCGATGACGGTCTCTCGACCGGAGAGAGCGACACTGACGCCACGGACGGCGGGGACGCGGACGTCGACCTCCCCGTCGCCACGCCGACCCGCGCCAGCGGCTCCGGGATCCTCTCCAGCGTCGCGCTCGCGGACGGCTGGGTCGTCGTTCCCGAACCGCGCGAGGGGCTCGAAGCAGGAGCGGCAGTCGACGTGCAGCTCTGGGAGGTGACGCCGTGA
- a CDS encoding nuclear transport factor 2 family protein, with the protein MSDPEPAAGTRLARAYYDALDAGEYDRLAELLAPGFIQRRPDRTFEGRERFVAFMRDERPMTDTTHAVDRVYPAGPGVAVRGRLLDADGDTLFSFVDVFEIANGRIAALETYAATDE; encoded by the coding sequence GTGAGCGACCCGGAACCCGCGGCGGGCACGCGACTCGCCCGCGCGTACTACGACGCGCTCGACGCCGGCGAGTACGACCGGCTCGCAGAGCTGCTCGCGCCGGGGTTCATCCAGCGGCGTCCCGACCGCACCTTCGAGGGACGCGAGCGCTTCGTGGCGTTCATGCGCGACGAGCGACCGATGACGGACACGACCCACGCCGTCGACCGGGTGTACCCAGCAGGCCCCGGCGTCGCCGTCCGCGGCCGGCTGCTCGACGCCGACGGCGACACCTTGTTCTCCTTCGTCGACGTCTTCGAGATCGCGAACGGCCGGATCGCGGCGCTGGAGACGTACGCGGCGACGGACGAGTAG